The Amycolatopsis coloradensis sequence CGCGATGACGCGTCGGCTGCCGCATCGGCGCGGGGCGCACCGGCGGCATCGGTGCTCTCGGCGGGTAGTGGCCTGGCTGCACGGTTACAGCACTTCGGGTTCGACGCCGGGATGATCGCCGACCATCGGGCGCCCCTCCTGCTTCCAGGAGCCCATCCCGCCGGCGACGTTCACCGCGTCCCAGCCGCTCGCGTTGAGCCACGCGGCGGCGCGCGCGGACCGGCCGCCGCTGCGGCAGATCACGTAGACCGGCTGGTCGTCGGGCAGGTCGTCGAGTTCGGCGACGCGCGCGGGCAGCTCACCCATCGGGATGTGCTTGGCACCCGGGGCATGCCCGGCGGCCCACTCGTCGTCCTCGCGGACGTCGAGTAGCGCGACACCGTCCTTCGGCAGGTCACGGACGGCGACGGTCGGGATGTCAGCAGGGCTCACCACAGTCCCATCCTCGCATCCCGTCCCGTTGCGCGCGCGTGAAGAGGCACTCAATGCCGGACGGCCTTTTCCGCACCGGCGCCGGTGAGCGAGCGGACCTCCATCTCGGCGTACTTCTTCTGGTCGTGCTCCTTGGACAGCACGGTGCCGAGCCAGCCGAGGAAGAAGGCGACCGGGATCGAGACGAGGCCCGGGTTGTCCAGCGGGAACCAGTGGAAGTCGACGCCCTGGATCATCGAGGCGCTCTTCCCGGTCTTCGGGTCGACGGGCTTACCCGAGACCGCCGGCGAGAAGACGATCAGGACGACGCACACGCTCAGGCCGCCGTAGATGCTCCACAGCGCGCCCTGGGTGTTGAACCGCTTCCAGAACAGCGAGTACAGGATCGTCGGCAGGTTCGCCGACGCCGCCACCGCGAACGCGAGCGCCACGAGGAACGCCACGTTCTGGTTTTTCGCGAGGATCCCGCCGACGATCGCGACCGCCCCGATCACCAGCGCGGTGATCCGCGCGACGCGGACCTCGCTGTCCGGGGCGGTCTTGCCCTTCTTGAGCACGTTGGCGTAGACGTCGTGCGCGAACGACGCCGACGCCGTGATCGTCAGGCCCGCGACGACCGCGAGGATCGTCGCGAACGCCACCGCCGCGATGAACCCGAGCAGGATCGGGCCGCCCAGTTCGAGCGCCAGCAGCGGGGCCGCCGAGTTGGTCGTCCCCGGCGCCTTCGCGATCACGTCCGGGCCGACGAGCGCGCCCGCCCCGTAGCCGAGCACGAGCGTGAACAGGTAGAAGATGCCGATCAGCGCGATCGCCCAGACCACCGAACGGCGCGCGTCCTTCGCGGTCGGCACCGTGTAGAAGCGCATGAGCACGTGCGGCAGGCCCGCGGTACCGAGCACCAGCGCGATACCCAGCGACAGGAAGTCGAGCTTCGTCGTGCCGGTCTTGCCGTACTGCTTGCCCGGCCCGAGCAGCGCTTCCCCGGTCTGCCCGCCCTTGTCGACGGCGGCTTGGAACAGGCTGGACAGGTTGAAGCCGTACTTCCCGAGCACCCACAACGTCATCGCGAACGTGCCGGCGATGAGCAGGACGGCCTTGATGATCTGGACCCAGGTGGTGCCCTTCATCCCGCCGATCAGCACGTACAGGATCATGATCACGCCGACGACGGCGATCACCAGGTCCTGGCCGAGATTCCCTTCGATGCCGAGCAACAGGTTCACCAGGCCGCCCGCCCCCGCCATCTGCGCGAGCAGGTAGAAGAACGAGACGGCCAGCGTGGAGATCGCGGCCGCCGCGCGGACCGGGCGCTGCTTCATCCGGAACGCCAGCACGTCTCCCATGGTGAACTTGCCGGTGTTGCGCAGCAGTTCCGCGACCAGCAGCAACGCCACCAGCCACGCGACGAGGAACCCGATCGAGTAGAGGAAACCGTCGTAACCGTTGATCGCGATCGCACCGGCGATACCCAGGAACGACGCCGCGGACAGATAGTCGCCCGAGATCGCGATACCGTTCTGCGGACCGGTGAACGCGCGGCCCGCAGCGTAGTAGTCGGACGCGGTCTTCGTATTCCGGCTCGCCCGGAAAACGATCACGAGCGTGATCGCGACGAAGATCGCGAAAATGGTGATGTTGAGCGCCGGATTGCTCCCCTGTACGCCCGCTGCCAGCATATTCACCGTTCAGTCCCTTCGACCTCGTGCCGGATCTTGTCGGCGAGCGGATCGAGTTTCCGGTTCGCGTACCGGACGTAGAGGCCGGTGATCACGAAGGTGGACACGAACTGCAGCAGGCCGAAGACCAGGCCGACGGTGATGTTGCCGAAGAGCTTGGTGCTCATGAACTCGGTCGCGTAGTCGGCGAGGAGCACGTAGAGCAGATACCAGAGGAGGAACAGGGCCGAGACCGGGAAAACGAATACCCGGAGCCTTCGTCGCAACTCGGCGAATTCGGGGCTCGCCTGCATTTTTTCCCAGTCGGATTCCGGATCGGACCCGAGACCTTGATCGGTATCGCTCACATCGGACCTCCCGTCTGCCGCGACCATTCGATGACTTCGTTGCCACGAAAGATCATGCCCCTCTTAGGGCGCGAAAGGAGCAATCCATTTGAGTGAACGGTACGACTCTGTGTAGACGC is a genomic window containing:
- a CDS encoding DUF485 domain-containing protein, with protein sequence MSDTDQGLGSDPESDWEKMQASPEFAELRRRLRVFVFPVSALFLLWYLLYVLLADYATEFMSTKLFGNITVGLVFGLLQFVSTFVITGLYVRYANRKLDPLADKIRHEVEGTER
- a CDS encoding rhodanese-like domain-containing protein — translated: MVSPADIPTVAVRDLPKDGVALLDVREDDEWAAGHAPGAKHIPMGELPARVAELDDLPDDQPVYVICRSGGRSARAAAWLNASGWDAVNVAGGMGSWKQEGRPMVGDHPGVEPEVL
- a CDS encoding cation acetate symporter, giving the protein MNMLAAGVQGSNPALNITIFAIFVAITLVIVFRASRNTKTASDYYAAGRAFTGPQNGIAISGDYLSAASFLGIAGAIAINGYDGFLYSIGFLVAWLVALLLVAELLRNTGKFTMGDVLAFRMKQRPVRAAAAISTLAVSFFYLLAQMAGAGGLVNLLLGIEGNLGQDLVIAVVGVIMILYVLIGGMKGTTWVQIIKAVLLIAGTFAMTLWVLGKYGFNLSSLFQAAVDKGGQTGEALLGPGKQYGKTGTTKLDFLSLGIALVLGTAGLPHVLMRFYTVPTAKDARRSVVWAIALIGIFYLFTLVLGYGAGALVGPDVIAKAPGTTNSAAPLLALELGGPILLGFIAAVAFATILAVVAGLTITASASFAHDVYANVLKKGKTAPDSEVRVARITALVIGAVAIVGGILAKNQNVAFLVALAFAVAASANLPTILYSLFWKRFNTQGALWSIYGGLSVCVVLIVFSPAVSGKPVDPKTGKSASMIQGVDFHWFPLDNPGLVSIPVAFFLGWLGTVLSKEHDQKKYAEMEVRSLTGAGAEKAVRH